The Nilaparvata lugens isolate BPH chromosome 14, ASM1435652v1, whole genome shotgun sequence DNA segment gtttcgccgtaaatgcgcaacatataaatatataaaacatttaaacattaagagaaatgccaaaccgtcgacttgaatcttagacctcacttcgttcggtcaattagagtatatcataactttcaaagttaatcatcattttacagttttaagtgattagtgagtgttattttgtttttttaatttggtTGGTAAACAATCTTAatcagaacttttctgttttcaaatgtttggtatggaaattggacctgaattcaagtgtatagaacataacctaatttttggactatatacgtttatactatactataatatagtgtatgaattaaaattcggggaagaaacagttttgggctgtgcctgttagtccttccccaatcattttgtagaattgtgttttgtttatcaataaataaataacgagcgaaccTTTGTTCCACGATATTaagtattattaaacgaaaattattaaaaacaaaaaaatgtcCATAGAATTGAGAAGAAGGATGTAGAGAGAATAAggtaaagaaaaaaattaggaGGACAAAAATAGTTCACGAAAAACAAGGGTAGTAAAGAATGGAAATAGTGAAGAGGAAAGGGAACAACAAAATTTGGTAGAAAAGATAACAGAATTGGAGAAGtagagaaaaatgaattatacatACAGGAAAATAAATACATGGATTATTATATACAAGATTCATAGATGAAgagaaaaatgaacagaaaactATTCTAGAGAAAAAATTAACTCTCAAAATTGGGAGTGTCTATTGACCAgatatcaaatatttctcttccgcaaatatctgtaaaatttatggcaaagaagaagaagaagaagaagaagaagaagaagagaagaagaagaagaagaagaagaagaagaagaaaagaagaagaagatggagaagaagaagaaaaagaagtagagaCGAAGGAGTAGACGaagagagagaataagaagaattatTGGTCCCAATCGATTTCTTATTCTTAATAAGATGTTTTAGGATGCTTGGAAAGCTCTTGACAGTTGGAAATAGAGGACGGTTGCAgtaagaagttgaagaagaagaagaagaagaagaagcagaagaagctggaagaagaagaagaagaagaagaagagttacAAGAGAACAAGTAGTGGAAGATGAAAAAAAAGTATTTGAGAAGATAATCTCTTGACCTGTTCATTCTATAAGGCACGTGTAGTTTAACATGAGACTATTGGCTATTTTCTGAAGATTATTTCCTGATAGAATTATGATTATCTTGATTGCATAGGACGATGctattataataacattagaATGCTTCTATGATGGGCGAACATATTTTCTTCAGAGCAAATGTTGTCtatgttttagtttttttcCATAGTAGAAACGTGTTgtatatgttttattttgtaGAAGTATAAGGATTTAAGCTTACGGTATTCGGTACATTCTATTCGTATAGGAGGAGGATTAAATCTAGCAAATCATATATTGGAATCGTGTCTAGGACCGGTTTGAAAGAGGTGGATGAGTGGTATGAGAATAgtatgaggaggaggacgagaagGTTGAGTAGGTGTAGAAGTGGGAAAGGGGGAGGGGGACTAATagatggaggaggatgaggagtagaAGAGAAGGAGcaagaggagaaggatgagtagaagagaaggaggcagtggaggaggaggagaagaaggatgagaagtagaaaagaaggaggaggaggagaaggataaggagtAGAAAAGAAGAGGGAGCAGGAGAAAAAGGATGAGGGgtagaagagaaggaggaggagaaggatgatgagtagaagaggaggattgattgattgattgattgagtactttatttatgtagattacaatatatactggcttatacaccttatatacaatagcttacaatacagaggaggatgagaaggaggagtagaaggatgagtagtggaagagaaggaggaggaggagaaggatgggGAGTAGAAGataaggaggatgaggagaaggaggtgaagaaggatgaggagtagaagagaaggaggagaaggagtagaagagaaggaggatgaggaggagaaggatgaggagtagaagagaaggaggaggaggaggagataagGATTAGGAGTAGAAGAGTAGGaggcagaggaggaggaggagaaggatgaggagtagaagaaaaggaagaagaggaggatgagtgGAAAAGAAgcaagaagaggaggaggaggagaagaaggatgaatAGGAGTAGAAGTagcgggaggaggaggagtaggagtaggaggagaaggaggatggaAGGAAGGGTTAGAatgtagaagaggaagaaaaagaagaaaaaagaagaagagggcaaataatttatgaatgttGAAAGGATTATTGATGAAGAATTATGGAATCTGGTTTGTGAGATGGAgtgattatgataataatattgccAAAGGACTATCAATAAGGAAAGAAAGATCTATGCTAGGTGATTAGGCAGGCTATACtgggagagattgattgattaggtTGATTCCAatttttaaactatttttatttgaaagtaTATAACATCATGTGTACTGTGTCCTGTTCAAGAATCTGaggaatttgattttgattgagtTATATTCATCATAGGAATGTTATTAATGTTGTTGAATATTCTCTGTTTGCTGAACTCCGTATACATTTTTGTTCACAGCCAGCCCGCCATTCCAAACTGGAGAAAGCGGACATCCTTGAGATGACTGTAAAACACCTGGAAACCATCCAACGCCAGCAGTCAACCATGACCACCATCACAGATCCCCACGTCCTCAACAAATTCCGGGCTGGATTCAGCGAATGTGCCGGAGAAGTGGGGAGGTTCCCAGGTTTGGAGCCTCCAGTGCGTCGACGACTCCTTCAACATCTCACCAACGTGCTCAACACATCCACAGGAAACGAGGGAACATCTGCTATTCAGGGAAATCCTGTGAATCCTACAGGAAATTCATCGAATCCTGCAACAGTTGCCAGTCAGGGAAATCCTGCAGGAGCCACATCTGCTGCAACCATACCCGGTCTTCAGGTACATATCCTTCCAGCAGTGACCAATGAAGGTGCCACAACACCCTTGGTCACCCAGCAGAGCATACTTTTCAGCACCACAGGGAATGGTGCAAGTCTACAGCTAGTCCCCACAAGACTACCCAATGGGGACATTGCTCTTGTGCTACCTTCAAACCAACCCAACCATCAGAGCCAGTTGAATATCAATGTGAGTACTGGTAACACAGTAAGTTCTGCAAAGGTTGTTACTGGGAGCTCTAGGACAACTGTGGGAGCGGTTACTGTCCCTTGTACTGTTGTCCCTGGTGCCTTGTCACCGTTACCAATGTTGATACCAATCACAAGAAACAGTTCTCAACCGAATGGAACAGGTTCTCCAACTGTTCCATCAAGTACTGTTTCAACATCTTCAGTTCCATCTTCTACACCATCAGTATCTCAAGATTCTCCCATCACCATTCCTTCAATACCATCTTATGTTCCCTCTTCAAGCTCAGCTCCTGAAACCAACACCTCAAAAGCGGCAATAGTTGTGTCATCAGATGATGAGAATATCTCTGTAACATCAACAGTGTCATCACCTCCAAACAATGAATCATCAAGTTCCTCACCTGGAAGCAGCCTAATTACTTCTCCCAGATACTCCACAGCTGTTTCAATGAATACCCCAAATGTGAAACGACTTGATGGGGAGAGCATGGTGTCAAATGATTGTGCACCAAAAAATCAAGTAATTGATAGAAAGTTTCTTGGAGAAACTGCTAATTCCACAACTTTTTCTACAAGAGGTTGTCAGAATATAGGGTTCAATGGAGGGAACATGGTGGGTTCTTCAGTTCCACCAAGAACCTTGCAAAGTGGGGGAACTTTTATGCAAGAGGATGCAAGTCATGGTAATATTTCACCAAGTAATTCAGAGAATTTTTCTGGAGAAAACACAAATGCTAGTGGCTCTACGCAGAGAAAACCTGCAGTGAATTTCACTGGGGAGAACACAACTTCTAGAAACAGTACATCAGGAGTAACACCAAGTTTCTCTGTGGAAAACAGGATCACTAGTAACAGTACACCAGGAACTACGGAAAATTGTGTCAATTTTGCTGCAGATACAGCAATCCTAACCAACTTCACACCAAGTAATCCTTTCTCAATCAATAACAGACTGCataaagaggaacaagagaCCATTTGTAGGAATCCCACTTTACAAAACCATCCTCCAAGCCTTAAATTAGCTGGGGAAAGACTGATTCATCTCCCAAATACATCATCTCTTCCATCCCTTGTTTCTCCAGTATCTTCCTTTGCAGGCTCTGTGAGTCCAGTGTTGAGGCATTATCCCCAAAACCACAGATTGCCAATTGCGGATGTATCAAGTTCCATTGGTCCAGGATTTAGGCAATCCCATAGAATatcaaatacagatatagcTCCTCCAGTGAGTCCA contains these protein-coding regions:
- the LOC111059980 gene encoding mucin-5AC-like — translated: MVTQCLTDSCTMTPCGSTLGHGVTPSSPQGHHLTASSPQPTQIDSVTSNTGCSTTVTSSQSQNVTSPASQQGCKKSADRRTNKPIMEKKRRARINNCLNELKALILDAMQKDPARHSKLEKADILEMTVKHLETIQRQQSTMTTITDPHVLNKFRAGFSECAGEVGRFPGLEPPVRRRLLQHLTNVLNTSTGNEGTSAIQGNPVNPTGNSSNPATVASQGNPAGATSAATIPGLQVHILPAVTNEGATTPLVTQQSILFSTTGNGASLQLVPTRLPNGDIALVLPSNQPNHQSQLNINVSTGNTVSSAKVVTGSSRTTVGAVTVPCTVVPGALSPLPMLIPITRNSSQPNGTGSPTVPSSTVSTSSVPSSTPSVSQDSPITIPSIPSYVPSSSSAPETNTSKAAIVVSSDDENISVTSTVSSPPNNESSSSSPGSSLITSPRYSTAVSMNTPNVKRLDGESMVSNDCAPKNQVIDRKFLGETANSTTFSTRGCQNIGFNGGNMVGSSVPPRTLQSGGTFMQEDASHGNISPSNSENFSGENTNASGSTQRKPAVNFTGENTTSRNSTSGVTPSFSVENRITSNSTPGTTENCVNFAADTAILTNFTPSNPFSINNRLHKEEQETICRNPTLQNHPPSLKLAGERLIHLPNTSSLPSLVSPVSSFAGSVSPVLRHYPQNHRLPIADVSSSIGPGFRQSHRISNTDIAPPVSPELRQPHRVSNTGLVPLVSPELRQPHRVSKMDLVSVESPELRQPYKVPNMDEVSPMSSELRHSHSVPNTDVISLVSPGLRQPHRVSNDDEVSLVSTELRYPQQTHRLPSRDMFYHEQHDQAMNIDMGEQQLRNNNSLLQIAPAHVFQSRFNGTQGTGLGVDQNRGYVSPPMTRPLCLVKKTDDEEMEDDMPWRPW